AGACCATTTAGCAGATATCATAATAATTGATACAGGCGCAGGTATATCAGATTCAGTATTAGACTTTATCGTTTCTTCCAATGAAGTTATTTTGGTAACTACACCAGAACCGACTTCAATAACTGATGCTTATGCTGTATTGAAAGCGCTGAAAAATAGAAAAAGAGAGGAATACAAATCTACAGATATTAACTTATTAGTTAATAGAGTGTCCAGCGAATCTGAAGGACTAGAAATATACAACAAACTTAATAAGGTCACCAATAAATTTTTAGGTATAGGATTAAATAATATAGGGTTTTTGCCACAAGATGGTTACTTAACAAAAGCAGTTATCCAACAAAAACCTGTATCTATATTATACCCCAGATCAAAAGTAGCAAAGGCTTTTGAAGTTGTAGCTGGAAATTTATTGAACCATAGCACTTATAAAGCTAAACAGGATGTTGGACTTAGAAGTGTTTTTAATAATTTAATGAAATTTAAAAAGAACAAATAAGGTGGTAAATATGACTCACAAAGCATTAGCATTAGGAGATAAGGTTGAAGTATCAAGATTGAAATT
The window above is part of the Vallitalea guaymasensis genome. Proteins encoded here:
- a CDS encoding MinD/ParA family protein, which translates into the protein MDQAINLRNMMRKKQSFSNKSSSKVITVTSGKGGVGKSNVSVNLAINFKKMGKRVVIFDADFGLANIEVIFGIIPKYNLFDLIYNGMSIEEVLTSGPLGIEFISGGSGVQELINLSKDQLNFLNEKLLELDHLADIIIIDTGAGISDSVLDFIVSSNEVILVTTPEPTSITDAYAVLKALKNRKREEYKSTDINLLVNRVSSESEGLEIYNKLNKVTNKFLGIGLNNIGFLPQDGYLTKAVIQQKPVSILYPRSKVAKAFEVVAGNLLNHSTYKAKQDVGLRSVFNNLMKFKKNK